The Myripristis murdjan chromosome 4, fMyrMur1.1, whole genome shotgun sequence region GGCTCTTTGACCTGCCGTCCCTGGTCCTGCTCCACCGGCTTGTCCCTGCTTACTTCTGTGTCTTCCAAGCCagcaagagagcaagaaagCAGAGTGAGAGAAGGCATTATATTGGCAGGCCAATATGAAAACTTCAAGGAAGgcttactgaaaaaaaaagaaaaaagttttgaagCCTGCTCCACTTACCCCAGTCCTTACCTTTACACTCAATTGGTTCAGTCCACATGCCATTGACACATGTAGCATTACCATCAAACTTTCCCCCTTGTATGATGCATTCATATGTTATGACATCCCCATTGACGtatttgtctttctctgccaCGATAATCAGTGTCTGCTGGTCAGCTTTAGGAGTCTCACAGCGCTCtggaaatgtatgaaaaattCAGTGTCTAAGAAATCCGATCAAAGACTTGTAGCAGTTTTCTTTGAGATGAAAGGGttagaaaatgtatttgcacCATTAAGCTTTCAGTAGTCTTAGGAATAAATGTAGGACTTAACAATAGAGTCTTTAACTCTTCTTAAACCATGTTAAACAGGTTGAATGGACAAGGCCAGCATAGGTCAGCTACCTGCAAGCAACCCTGTGTGTCAAAAAGTTACTCAAAAATTAAATTGAACATATAAATGGTAAAACTAAATTAGTTTATCAAGGTAACTCAGTATGGTTAGACAGCACAGAGCtccctttttccaactttgGATCAGGGTGCACCTGAACTCCCCATTTTCCAGGAAATATCCTGGATCGTACCCTTCTCTGATTGGCATTGGTATTCCCAAATAACAATGTAGGTGAGTtaagtgtgtgtggcaggtaTGATGATGCTGGGTGACATGGAAGATGTATACTTTCTTCTATTAAATAAATTGCACATATTTCAGAAGTGGATCCCTAATTTACAGacttcaagtaaaaaaaaaaaaaaaagtaagaaaataagtTTAAGTTAGATTAGACCTTTTGGGGTCTTTGGATAGGGTTAGTATTTCCAGGGTATAATAGTACATTACACATGAATGATTTCAATGCAATCTAGACAgaatattgtttgtgttttatgttttttttttttttataatctctTTAAGATTCTGGAATATGTTTACAGGGTTAAGTATTTGTAGATTTGTTCCTATAAATCTGGTCATCTCACTTTtggcattcattttttaatccaTCTTTGCATCCCACATGGACTTTCTTGCATTATCAAAGCATTCAGAttgactatttttattttatttattgtttttttcccagccaGCATTGTGACTTGtgattgtacatttttatgcaGGCTTTTACAAAGTACACTTCTCCCTTTGTCATTGTTTCTGTTGCCATTTCAACAGAAAGAGATAAACAGACCTCAGTTAGACTCTTATTCAAAAAGCTGTTCATCATTCCAAACTGAATGCTGCACATAAAATTGATATCGGTGCACATGTGTTATTCAGTGACAACAGTGAAGGCATTAGCATGTTCATTAtgcactactcacaaaaagttagggatattcggctttcgggtgaaatttcaggatgaacctaaaatgcattataacctttacaggtgaacttaatgtgaccttctgtaaacttttgaatgcacatgtccaactgttcaatgtttcagtactttttgcacaatttgctgttctctaacaaggagtttaacggcaaaattcacaacaggtgtttgatccatgaatcgaccaataaatttcctggttcaattagaattggtatttaaacagtcctcctcatcatgctgttcacattttgacatcatgagaccaagacgacacctaacaattgatcagcagcacctcgccattgcgaggcttcaaacaggatgttctcagacggaagtggccactgagcttagagtgtcacagagtgtcatcagcaggttgcaacagagatacagagcgactggaagagtcacagaaaggcatagaagtggatatcctttggccacatcccacactgatgacagcttcattgtgaacagtgccctgcggaaccggatgatgaatgccactcaactccaggcacgtttaagggaggtgagaggcacccaagtgtcacgtcagaccattcaaaaccgtttacatcagcatggtctgtgtgctagacgacctgcaagggtacctgaccacaccaccaggcacaggtgtcatcgtcttgcatggaccagggagcatttacgctggacgagggaccagtgggcctcagtgctggtctctgatgaaagccgattcatgttgagcagaaatgatggccgccaatgatgttggagacgtcaaggagagccctatgcatcagccactgttgtcaccagacgagcctttggtggtggtggtgttacagtgtggttaggtgtgtctagtcagtacagaactgccctaatggtacagtgacaagcccatactacctgaataacatcattaatccagtcattgtgcccctgcatgaacaacacaggcctaatttcatcttcatggacgacagtGCTcaagctcatcgaggtcgtatcattagggaacggttgctggagactggggtacctcaaatggagtggcctgcactttctccagacctgaatcccatagaaaacctatgggatcagctgagtcgccgtgtagaggctcggagctctgtaccccagaacctcaatgtcctgagggccgcccttcaagaagagtgggatgccatgcctcagcagacaataagtcgacttgtgaacagcatgagacgtcgttgtcaagctgtaattgatgctcaagggcacatgacaagttattgagacattgacattttttgttgtggtatacccaccactgttgttggcttttgtttcaagaaattgtttgagatgaggaaatcaccagtgcatgcttctacttaaatgccctactttcatgatataatatcactgtatcgtgaactttttacattttccgtaaatttcacccgaaagccaaatatccctaactttttgtgagtagtgtatgtatctgtattttgagaatatgtatatatgctGTAGTCATGTGACATAAATATGTTATGTCCACTGTGGTAACAAAgacttttgtttcattgtgttgGTGTGAAATACTTTGTGGAAATTGTTAATACGTACGTATGCACTTGATGTTATTCATTTCCCATTCTCCATTTTTGCACGTAATGCTATCTGCTCCTTTGATTGCGTATTTATCACGGCACTGGTAAGTTACTTGTGTGTCAGACAAGTATTCGTTCTCGTTGGACTTCACAATGATTGCATTCTCAACTTTAGGTGGAGGACTGCAGGACTTTTCACGAGCTGTAAGAGATGTAAATCGTTAACAGCTAAcactttatattttcttttcaagtATCAACAGCCAGTCAAATTAGATGGAGGTTGACTTACGTGAGCAGAAGGTTTCGGgtgttttttggtcatttaaCTCCCACTGTCCTCTCGTACAAGTTATATATCCATACTTAGAATTGTATCCCTTCTCACAATTAATTATGACGTAATCTTGGTCTCTATAGTCATCTGTTGCAGGTTTTTCGATCACTGCATGAGCAATCTCAGGGATTTGTCCACAGTTTTGAGTATCTAAGGtgcatatgaaaaaataattagaagCACTGTATTGTGGCAAACAATATTGTAAAAGCAAGGCTGGCAATGTACAAACAACATCAATGGAGATTCTTTCAATGACAGATGCGTGAAGGATAGACAGGATGATGGGAAAGTCAGTTCCAACACATATATCCTCACTCGCACTAATAATGGCCTCTGGTGCAGGACAGAGACTACTAATAATCCGTACCATGGAttagtttgtttacagtaattatattaAGGGATCATGATGAACTTAATGATATACATAGATGTTTGAGATGATGCCAGATGGATGTTGAAGCTGGAGCGAGTAATTCTCAGTTCATAACCCACTGTAGCCATTGAAAGATATATTTGAGATGTACAGGTTAGTTTTATTTCATGCTTGTTTATAACAAGGCCTGTGGATATTAAAGATCTCTTACCAATGCATTGTGGATTTTCAGACCACACGCCCTCGTGACATTTGATTTCCCTCCACCAGCCTTTGGTGAAAGGCTTGTACCCTTCATTACAGGTATAGTAGAACGTCCCAACTGCAAATGGCCCAACTACAAATCCATGCTCAACGTGAGGTTTTGAACAGGTGGTTTTATCTGTTAAAACAACAGACATATGAATGAGATTTGTTCCAAACGTCACTTCAAACAAAGAAACCACCGTtctacaacaataacaatacaaaatatctttgtgtcttttgtgtttgtttcaaatCCCATTCCCAGGGGGACAGATGCCATATCCCAGGGCTTGGTCATGCTCTTCTTCATCTGATTTCAGCACCAAAGGCACTCCTTGGCCTTAGTATGAGACATGAGGGATGGTGACGTAATATGAAGAGAAAGACAGTCTGGAAGAATTTGATTCCCGCTTccagggagacagagatgggGACAGAGATGTGtacaatttcagttttgttacCATAACTGAACctttgcctaaccttaaccaactgTTTTTTATGCTTAAACCAGATCTtttcctaacctgaaccaaCTGGTTTTAATGCTTAAACCCAAACtttccctaaccataaccaactggtgttgttgcctaaacctaaccacatTACACCTGTGATAAAAGCGATAAAGTCTCATCCTGATGCTGAAGGGCGACTTTGGTATATCAGATGTGAATGCGGCGTGACAAAACTGAGGTATTTGCCAACCTGGTAATGAGAATTTGTTGTCCTTATAgagtaaattacaaaaaaaaaaaaattgtattgtgCTCTGATGAGGGATCTTTTGCcttaaaaaaattgttaaaacatCTTCCTGGAATTGTCCTGCTGCAGTCTTGCCTCATCTATGTATTACATTGTTTTCTTAAAAGAATAACTAATGCAGTTTACAGATAAtacaatagtttttttttttttaaagaaatgcagtgtgattaaaaaagtTGCCAAAAGCCAGGTACTTTTTCACTATTTGTACCCAATTATGCAAAAGTaaagtcacttttatttatcatttaccATATTATTACCAGAATTTTGCATCTTGGTTCTGTATTGCTGTAGTCCAGCAGGCTGCATAGGTCTCCTTTAACCTTCTGGCTTGGGGAGAATATAGATGGGGGCTTTGGTGGTCTTGCATAGGAGAAATAATGGTTTCCATATGCTCGGCTTATGTTGTTTTAACTACAGTATATAAGATAACAACTCTCTTTGCAGAAGGTTGAAAGACAGAAGCCAGAGAACTGTGGTGATCTTTCTCCTTTATTGCAATATGTATATTTCTTATCATCAAGAATATCACATCGTGTTTGAGaaaaatcatttattattatttcccagACCTTGAATACACTACCTTCACACAGGGGGTCTGGCGTCCATCCATTAGCTGTGCAGGTGGCAACACCCTTGCCACCCGTGCTTTTATATCCTTCTCTACAGGTATATCTTTTTGTTGCACGCAatgttttcctcctccattCCTGTTCTTTGAAATTTTGAATCAGATCGTAGCCATGTGGTATGGTGCAAGTTTTTTCTAAGGTTATAGAGAAAGATGTAGttgttatgtaaaacatgaaattaaaacacaagacacactgCACAGAGTGGAAACTATTCATCAATTGTTTGCATTGCCGaccaaataaatacaaataactaCTTTCCGCATTGCACTGTATCTGAACAATAGGTTTGGATAAAATAATTTGTtaacactttctatgaaggtctattgtataatgcattatgagcgcattcataaggcattataatgcatttataatgcgttatacaacatgttataaatgttcataatcatgtatgacaacttataacaaggtttataaatgattataagtggtggatataatgtgttataagctcatcattcataatgttttataccttcatggcaaagtgacaacagtgttttatggaagaatctgaagtcctgggtgctataccatgttataactaccagttataaaaataaattaattaattgtattATAGTATTATAGTATCATATAATTGCTAATAACCTTACACAATGCTGTCACTTTACTTAgagctcacaaagtcatcctaTAGCACATTACTGATGTTTATTAGACATTATTCCAGAAGTGCTGACACTTTACTTTaagctcacaaagtcatcctctaacacattattgatgtttaaaaGGTATCATTCCATTTCagaatttgagcatttattatttcttatgatgtgttacagcagttcatattatttttatgcGCTCATAATGAATTATACAATAGaccttcatagaaagtgttaccaataattcttttattttagcATATGACCTGTGCTCAGGAGCATTAATCCTTTTGCACAGTCAAAAGCCATATTTTTTGTATGGTGATCTCTGAATCCTGTGCAAACCACGCTCTGTACAGGTGATCGTAAAGGCTCCTTCACAATCACCCCTGCAGGCATACTGGACTCGTGCATTATATTTGTGTACCGACATTTCAGGACCGATGATCTCAGCattctttatgttttgtttgtcagtTGTTATCTctaaaaacattcaaatgcaCTTAGGAAGCATTCTACACTCTGACTGGCTGGTGAACGGCTGGTGAGGGATTCAGTTTGCCCTGATGCTGGACTTTTTTGGCAGTCAATCAGCTTCAGCCTTAGCCTCACTGAAGAAGCTGAGGCTGCCATCTTTGATTTTGTTCCAACCAGTACAACCAAAGACTGCCAAAATGTCCTGTATCAGACACTACAGTATTACACATGAGCCATACTTGGTGCAGGGTGCAGGTCCTTACCTCTGCAGCTCTTAGCCCCATGCCAACCACTTGCTTTACAGGTGAGAGTGAAGTCTCCTTCATAATCACCCTTACAGGTATACTGGACTCGTTCTCGGTTTGTGTACTCTGACTTTGCATAGCCAACAATTTCAGCATTTTGAACATCAAGTTTGGGACATTTTatctctgaaagaaaaaaatatgcaattatGAGGCATTGTACAATCTGACTGGTGATAATTTTAGCAATATGATACACAGCCTCTGTATTACACAGTGATATGGTTTTGTCTATAttttgaaagtggaaaaaagttttcagtttaGGATTTTTCTTCTGTCACTAATTGTTTGATTAATTATTAATAGCTGCTTTAAAAGCTGATCAGAGGAGAACCAATGAGACTTTGTCATTCAtaccactagtactactactactactactgctactactactactgctgctactactactactgcgactgctactgctactgctactactactattactacttctactactccgactactactgctactactactactactgttactgctactactactgctactactattaataacaatcatgaacaaaaataaagataatagataatagttttttctttcaaagcagttgttaaaaacattttcatttttatttatttatttatgttaaggtgaagcagccattttttattttgttccaaTGGAAAATCCAATGGAAAATCAGGGTATAGCCCAACCAGTACAACTCCCAAAATGTCCTGTATTAGGGGTTTCAGTATTACACATGAACGATACTTGGTGCAGGTCCTTACCTCTGCAGGTCTGAACCCCCAGCCAACCGCGTGCTGTACAGGTGATAGTGAAGTCTCCGTCATAATCACCCCTGCAGACATACCGgactttttctttgttcttgtaATTCCACTTGCGAGGAGTGGAAGCATGTTCAATATTTAGTCTGGGACATTTTatctctgaaagaaaaaaaaaaaaacaatgaggcATTGTACACTGTGACTGGTGATAATTTTAGCAATATGATGCACAGTCTCTGTATAAcatatagtgtatgtttttttttttttcgctttcaAATCTTTTCCTCAGTTaaaaactttctttcttttttttttttttttggaaaaccaAATGATAAACAAACTAAGATAAGTGTAGCAGAAAACAGTAAGAAATACACCCCCTGATATACTGAGGTTTTGCGGTGGCGGTAATGGCACTTTGTAAAAAGCAACAATTCTGATTCATTAACAGTGCACAGATTGATATTGCACATGCAACTGAAGGTACAAACATTTAGCTCCTTATAGACCTGAAGAATATGTATTTTATGGTGTGCCAGCCTGACAGCGCAAAAATGAAAGAGGGTTTTACTCTAAATAGCTCCTAACGCCTGATTTACTACaagaaaaacagtttatttaatCCTGGATTGTGCACACTGTTAACTTCTTaggctgaggatgaggatgaggatgtggatgtggaggaAGAAGTAGAGGGGATAAAAGATAAGGATGGCAGGTGCATACAAGATTTTTCATGGATGGCCTGTTCACCATAAggattgtttaaaataaaatctataatATAAATGGTGTGTAATTACTGTAGGCTATATTTGAACAAGATGTACTAATAATACTTAATCTTTTGGATTGGATTAGTCAGACGCAATAGATCTAATTTGTTTTATACCTTTAAGACGTGGCTCTTACCATCAGGTTTGTTGTGATTGTAGTTTTCTCGTTGGTTTGTTGCACCAAAATTGTGACAGAACTCATTTAAATGTCAGCTGTTAGTAACTCACTCACTAAATTGGTAATAGttgcagctctttttttttccgtaGCACCGACAGCCTTCGTAAATCAGGCTGACAGTGTTTGATCCTGACTGCCTGTACACAGTGGTTTTTGGACCCACCCACCCAGTTGAGAGCTGATTGACACTCACATTAAAACGTAACAATCACTAAATGTTTCTTTGACACAAGCTCCTGCAGTTCTGTACCTGAGCATACTGGGTCGTGAGTCCACGTTCCGTCCTGCTGGCAGGTAACCTCTGTGGAGGTTTCTTTTGTGGAGAAAAACCAGTAATCCTCTCCACATATGACTGTTAGTCTGTCGCCAGggtaaaacacatttctggatTCAGGTTCATACCTGGTTCCACTGATTGATTGCAGTATTGTACATTTTACCTCTGCATGTGTTGGGAAATCAAATAAGCATTATGTTAGTTTGTTGTAACAAGAGGAAATATCATAAAGACATCATGCTGTTAATTTTAAACCAGATCTAAATAAATCATTGAGTAGCTCTGTACATGATACTTACGTTCACACAGAGGTGTGGGCCTCCACTCTGCTCTGGGGCctacttttgtacattttggaaGTATTCCTTGAGTAGGTTTGTAGTTGACATCGCATTCAAAATGCAAGACATCGTTTTCTTTGTACTCCTTGGCATTTCCACGCACTCTGCCATGTTCAATCCTTGGTGGTCCACATATTATCTCTGTTGAAGAAAAAATGCATGgccacatatataaatataacattgTCATTTGATTATGAAGAGGCACATAAATAGTAACATTTAAACATctggaggaaaaatgacagcaaacatttccctaaTTTGAACCATTACCTTTTACTAACTTTAACTAAGTAGTTTTGGCggctaacaaagtaaacaaagcaaacaaaagtggtAAAATTGCATCATTTTCTTCTGGTGACCGGGTtggagcagaacattataagcaattttgaaaataagACATGCTGTAGGATTATGTTATAAAATGCCAAATGTACATCCAGCCTCCCgatgttcagttttatttactgCAAAATGTCCAGTCATGACTCAATACGCATGTGAATTTTATAATTATCATttatgtggcaaaaaaaaaaaaaaaaaaaaaaaaacacttaaggaATTTAAATGTAAACTCTCACATGCTGACATCAGTTAAATAATGATGTAAGTTGATACCACTAGCAGTGAACTGATGCGTGAAAAGGTCCTAAACCCATAAAAACTCAAATTGCTGCAGCGGAGCAGCTCAGTGTTGATGAGTAGAAGACTCACTGgtcagctctgaggtcagtgagAGGATCTATGTGAGGGTGAAGCACCACCTTTAAGCCAGGCTCAAGCTTTTTCTGCCATGCTCCACTTGCAAAACTTTCCATGTACCCAGCTCCAttgaaataatgacaaaaaaggtCAGATTTAACTTGAAATAACATCAAGCTAATGAGGATTCCTTACTCCTTTCTATCTGTGATTTCTGTTGTGCAAAAAGAAAGCAACTTTCACTTCAACTTTTTTGCTATATGGCTCTATCAGACTTTGAATGCTTTTTCAAAAATAGAGAGAAGGCAATCTGTACCGAAAAAGCAGATATTTGGCAAGAAAGATGAGGAGGTTTCTGAGGACACAAGTCTTGCCAGTACATCAGTGGGTGCAATGAGCAAACCTTTTCAAAAAGGGGCTGCAGGATTTACACTGCCACTCTCAAGTAATGCTCAATGTTGAGCTTAGATCTGTACCTCACCCTATGGGCTCTaatttcccggcgcagcgcgggtggcgcagtgaggcgaaccccgcgcagagctagtttcgaccggcgaaacgggagaggcggacagtttccaagtttcgcagaccgacgtgcgccgagatgggagtggtggcgcagcggggggaggtgccgacagattcagcttggcgcagtgacagtgtcgtgccaaaaggcttcgccgaggtgcgccaaaagctcgccatctgaaaccacgtctactttcagcgcaaggcggagcggagctggcgcagtggaagtttggctgactggcgcacattaccaaaacctcacaatcagcacaaacggtgccaatctcctttgatctgacatcagttgtgacgggacagttgatatggagatatatgtatgtgctgattgtgatcgtagcattgaatagtgtttttttcggtatttattgcattgttcatgtgtctgacattccggaagcctgcctgtgaggttttggtgacgtgtccgcactgatcgccggtctccgctccgcgcctgtctcctgggctccgctccgcctgcggcaatagacctccatgtcagctgtgtaaactttcattacgccttcacgcagcgcattttaaaggcaaggacaggggctcatttgattggttaaatgtgaatcggctgtgtcaaacctactccacgccttctctcctcccctccgccggtaggagggacggcggagtacttgcgccaccgagaacggcg contains the following coding sequences:
- the LOC115357386 gene encoding complement factor H-like, which codes for MHLIARGCALLLWMHTLTVVKSQECTRAQFVNGPLYDENFDTTNLEEKYDGGTQVRVNCNVGFTGFFRIMCVSGNWMPRGSKCQPRSCGHPGEAQFAEFHLEKGDDFVFGSEVVYTCQKGYQMVSRTNYRRCMAEGWDGVVPVCEAQQCPVINVEDGVQVIGDPEEATYGNVLRFRCTSNSLVLNGSAEIHCDETGEWSGPAPTCDEIICGPPRIEHGRVRGNAKEYKENDVLHFECDVNYKPTQGILPKCTKVGPRAEWRPTPLCEQVKCTILQSISGTRYEPESRNVFYPGDRLTVICGEDYWFFSTKETSTEVTCQQDGTWTHDPVCSEIKCPRLNIEHASTPRKWNYKNKEKVRYVCRGDYDGDFTITCTARGWLGVQTCREIKCPKLDVQNAEIVGYAKSEYTNRERVQYTCKGDYEGDFTLTCKASGWHGAKSCREKTCTIPHGYDLIQNFKEQEWRRKTLRATKRYTCREGYKSTGGKGVATCTANGWTPDPLCEDKTTCSKPHVEHGFVVGPFAVGTFYYTCNEGYKPFTKGWWREIKCHEGVWSENPQCIDTQNCGQIPEIAHAVIEKPATDDYRDQDYVIINCEKGYNSKYGYITCTRGQWELNDQKTPETFCSPREKSCSPPPKVENAIIVKSNENEYLSDTQVTYQCRDKYAIKGADSITCKNGEWEMNNIKCIQRCETPKADQQTLIIVAEKDKYVNGDVITYECIIQGGKFDGNATCVNGMWTEPIECKGKDWDTEVSRDKPVEQDQGRQVKEPEPNQKSTDQSDVQATDTDTTSQTDQGAV